From the genome of bacterium:
CGGCCTACGAGCTCGTCCAGAGGCACGCCCTGGCCGCCTGGGAGGGGAGGGGCGATTTCAGGACCGCCGTCGAAAGTGACCCCGTAGTCGCCGAAAACCTCGACCGGGAGGTCGTCGAACGCTGCTTCGAACAAAAACCGAGATTCATTGACGTGACTTACCGTCGTCTGGGTATAATAGGGGACTGACTGGAGCTTTATCTTATTCCGAGAAGGGGACCACCATGGCCGAAGAGCGCGTTCTTTACGAGGGCAAGGCCAAGATAACCTACGCCACCGAAGACCCCAACGTCGTGCGCCTCTACTACAAAGACTCGGCCACCGCCTTCGACGGCAAGAAAAAGGGCACCATCAAGGACAAGGGGCCCATCAACAACGCCATCACCGAGGTGTTCTTCAAGCTCCTGGAAGAGGCCGGCGTGGCCACCCACTACATTGACCGCCCGTCGGATCGTGATATGCGCGTCAAGATGCTGCGCATGATACCCCTGGAGATCGTGGTGCGCAACGTGACCGCGGGCTCGCTCTCGAAAAGGATGGGCATCCCAGAGGGCACCGCCCTTTCGAGCACCATCCTCGAGTACTACTACAAGGACGACTCCCTGGGCGACCCGATGCTGTGCGAGAGCCACGTCCACGCGCTCGAAATCTGCTCCAAGGAAAACCTCGCAAAAATCGCCAAGACGGCGTTCAAGGTCAACGAGGTGCTCACCCCCTTCCTCTCCCAGCGGGACATCAAGCTGATAGACTTCAAGCTCGAGTTCGGCTACGACTCCGAGGGCAAAATCCTCCTGGGGGATGAGATAAGCCCCGACTCCTGCCGCTTCTGGGACGCCAAGACCAACGAGAAGATGGACAAGGACCGCTTCCGGCGAGACCTGGGACAGGTGGAAGATTTCTACGCCGAGCTTCTGCGGCGCATCACCTCGTGAGCTGACGGTGGATGAAACGAGGGGTCGTGGGGACCCCGGATAAAACTGCCAACCAT
Proteins encoded in this window:
- the purC gene encoding phosphoribosylaminoimidazolesuccinocarboxamide synthase; the protein is MAEERVLYEGKAKITYATEDPNVVRLYYKDSATAFDGKKKGTIKDKGPINNAITEVFFKLLEEAGVATHYIDRPSDRDMRVKMLRMIPLEIVVRNVTAGSLSKRMGIPEGTALSSTILEYYYKDDSLGDPMLCESHVHALEICSKENLAKIAKTAFKVNEVLTPFLSQRDIKLIDFKLEFGYDSEGKILLGDEISPDSCRFWDAKTNEKMDKDRFRRDLGQVEDFYAELLRRITS